Below is a window of Cygnus atratus isolate AKBS03 ecotype Queensland, Australia chromosome 3, CAtr_DNAZoo_HiC_assembly, whole genome shotgun sequence DNA.
GCTCTGATGAAAGTGATGTTGTTAAGCAAAGAGATCCTaaactaaagcaaacaaaatccctAAGCAGGGCGCTCCTTGGTTAAGGAAAGCACAGCCACAGAAATCAAACCCAATAGTACTcaatgcagtaaaaaaaaaaaaagggatgggAGGATATCCACCCTCTCTGCCTGCCTGACAAACTTCGAAAGGCTGCTAAAGCTGAAACAGAGATCCTTCCAAACAGCGATGTACTCCTAGCAAAGTCAAAAGGAGCTTGAACAGCTGTAAGGTACgtaggaagaaaggaagactaAAATGTGCATCCAAAAGCACACAACTAAAAGTCacagtttaaatatttcaggagaGAAGACGTACAAGAACTGATAGCTTACTGCATCACCCCGGGCAAGAGAAGCAAGGGCACTCACCCACGTGAGAGAAAGGAATTGTGCGTGTGACTCTGCAAAATGGAAGGCTCTTCAGGTTAATCTAGTGTGGACATACTCCCTTCAAGCACCACAGAGGAGCTATCAGAAACCAGAGACTCTGAAACAAAGTTGatagcagaaaggagaaagagtcTTCAGGCATTTCCTAGAGACACTCACAGAATCTGAGAGTGTGCAATAGCTGAGCTGGTAAATACACGACTTCTCTCACTACAAACACCCAGACCAAAGGACCGGAGAACAGAAAATCAGGCTCAATTTAAAATGAGACGTCAAACAGAGTGAACACTACAAAGTTCTGCGTCTTCATCTGCCAACTCGCTGAGACCAGAAACAACGCAAATAGCTGAAGTAACACAGCCGTGATATAACCGATACCTTTGCAGAAACAACAGCCTCGCTGAGCCTCATATGAGGCTACATGAGCTTCAGTAAAGGGGAAAGAAGGGCTTTCGTTTTATAAGATGCTGAAAAAACTGTGGAAAGGTCTACCGACATTAGACGAATAACCTGTAAGATGGCaaatgaagcaattttttttgtttgtttttaagatacgctgtgataaaaatgaatgatATGAACAAATGAAATGGACCTACAATTGCCTCAGAATACACTTCAAATCAATATGCAGTTACCACCAAACACGAAGGTGTTCGGGCAGGAGCAAATCAGCGAATTACAGCACagtcatttaaattattaacatGGCCAacactgcacacagcacttgTAGACCAAAAATATCATAAACTACAGACGGCTTGGGTACAGGGGTGATTAAACTGGCATTTTCATATCAAGacataaaaatctttctaaatcAGAGATGAAATAAAAGAGTAACTACGCAACTGCTTCATTCAATACCAGAACTATTTCCTCCAACTGAGCAGAGTcggacagcattttttttcacaactgAAAAAGCCTAACTCCTCTTTTACATTATGCTGACCGTGCCACGCAATGGAACAGTACTTAACAGTGAAACATAAACGCAGAAGGCAGAAATGACTGGTATGGCACCAGAACAAGTTTTCACCCCTTCTTGCAGGTCTCACTTCAGATGAGAAAATTCAtcagaaacagaagatgaaaatcaAGAATTTTGCTGACGCGTACCTGCAATCAGAAAAGTAATTATGCTGCCAGTCTCTAAGCCATATTTCATAGGAAGCTAAATTACTTGACAAGGGAGTTTATTGAGGCataggaaacaaaaccagaagtgaAAATGTGATATGCAAAACTAAAGACTACTCAGCTCCAAGGAAGCTCTATTAGCAGATCATCTGTGCTATGTTACAAATGCACCAACTCCAAAGTATTAACTTGATTTCACCATTGACTTCTTTTACCAATCCTGACAAGAGACAGCTGTTGACAAGAGAATAGATTTTAAGTCGTACGTTTTACTTAGACACCTAATGAGAGCTTTGTAATGTTAGTGTTTTATCTGTCTATCATGGTAACATATCTTCACTGAAcacttgaaaaaagaaaatcttctaGATCTCTTCCGGACCTTCACTGAAAAACTGTCTTGTGTCCAGTGCTTACATGCCTGAGATACGCTAATAATTCAGGAATCTAGGTAAAACTTCATCTCCCGCAATGAATTTGAGTTGGTTAGAAGAAATATTGTTGACTACGCATATCTGATAAAGAACTAACCACACAAAAAAGCTCCCCGTTACTTTTCTTACTATGAACTCACTATCACCTTCTCCAAGTCCTCTTAGAAACCTGAACTTCGGTGAGAGGGCGGATAATTATAAAGCACTGTTTTAAGTCAAAAATCTACTACTTGCCGTGCACTAGCACATTTCCAGGTACCATCCAAACAGCGGGACTCACACCAGTGGGGCGGTAACAACCCGACACATCCTCATTCCCACTGTATTTCCTTAGTTCAGTCCACACCACACACTCTGAGTTTAAAATCTGAAACCTTCAGAGTAGATACTCCAcctgttttgttatttcttcagcaGATCAAGCGTTTCACCTAGATAATAGTAGGCCCACGCACTGCTGTAGCTCAGTTCAGCGAAAAAGGATCAAGGAAGTAGATGCCAGTCTGCTCAGCTTTCAGCTCCTCCAAACTTTGCCAGGAAAGCAGGTTACAGAAAGGTCAGCATTTAGTAAGAATGTCAACATAACAAGATTGTCATCTTACTAAGGCAATAATCCCTACCTACCAACAGCAGAAATGCCTCCCTACAAGGCTCTCTCCCCCTGCTAAGGGGGCAAAACCACAAGTTATAAAGAATAGTCTGAAGCTGCCAGAGTACATCCAGTACTTGGATCAGACCTGCTGAAATCCCACCACCGATGAGTGCCACGTTCACATGGCTAATCTCTGCTTCAACCAATTATTTCATCAACCGCTAAATTCAGCTATGGAAGATAGGATGAAGCAAATCAAAAAGGCTTTATTAAACTCCTCACAAATTTAGGATAAAGCCCGAGTATGCTCACATGCAGATGACACATACGGCTGTATTACTTCCTCTTTGTGACATTACCAGCAACCAGcttgcattattattttcaggCTAATTTCACGCTCCTCTTTGAAGGCACCTTGGGCAACACCTTGCCTCAAAACGAAACACACAGTAATTCATCCAGTAGAAAAGCACATCCCATTTTCCCTACGCTGCCCACAACCTGATCAGAAAGCTAGGAAGTGCTTCTCTCATCAAGAAGTAAATAACTATAATGCTGGCCTAGCGTATCCTTGTTCCGATATATTTCCCTCCATCTCAGCTGCCACATGCAGCCGTGAGCTGTATGTTCTGTGCCCCCAACAAGAAGTTATAAATGCCAAATGCGCGCTGAACTGAAGGTGACAGCAAGGGAAGTATGATAATCACCGAGAAAACCTTGTCAATTGCATTGGAAATTAACAGGTTTGGTATGTATACTAGTACCGCAAATGGAGATATTCAGTCTGTGGTTAGAGGTAACATCCTTAAAATTAAGCTGTAATCACGGACGACAGTTAACCCGCATCCATCAAAGTCACATGCAGAGCACTGAAAAGATGCGATCAATAAGACAGCACAGAGTCAACAGGCCAGTTTTAAACCGCAAGAAAGCTGAGTGCATCGAGACAACAGcttgcagaaaaacaagagcCAGAGAGTGGAGCAAGCAGCCGTGCATAATTAGAACAGCAGCATCATACACAAATACTCAGAGCAAGCTGGCAAGGtagggaaagcaaaacaataaatCTTTTCAGTTAAGCAATTAATAAAGTAGGGAGTAAGTGCTCAAAGGGCACAATAACAAGAGGATTGAGGTCCTGAAACTCACACAGCATTCAAACGAGCCGAGATTAAACCAAAATTGCCCCAGCCCAAACAAGGTTTCATTCTGGGCACATTCACTCCAAATCAGAGGTAACGTCGGCGCTACTTTTATACGCAGCGGAACCTCAAATTGTGGAATACCTCTAAACCTTTTGTCACAGTCCTGCCTACGCATACCCATTTCCTTAAGCAAACAAACTGGGATTACAAAACCAGACCAAGAGACACTGGGAAGCACCCGGTTGAAGCAAGGCTTCCAAGGGATTGCACAGGCGATGAACCTCAatcctcccctctgctctgccaccGGAGGTAACCACCGGCACCCGAGGCAGCTGCATCCTCTCTGCCAAGAGTTCACCCAAGGTACACCACCGCTGAGTGGAAACCAAGGAATAtgaggaaaataagaaagatgaagTTATGTTGGGGTGCTTTGCTTTAGCTCTGCTTTTCCTACGTTTGTGAGATCAGGGTTATGGAGGGAGCTGATGCCAGGCAGCCTCAGCAATGCCTTCCCTGACACCACAGGTTGTCCAGCCTCACCTTTTGTAGGGGTACAAGCGGGAACAAGCGGCATTTCGAGGTAAAATAAAGGATTAGCGTGACAGCGGGGATGCACGGCCCTGCTCATTTTTGGGTACACGTCTCCCAGTCTCCCGGGAGAAgtgggctcggggggggggggggggctgcctcGGGGACCCTCCTGAGGGGACGGGGAGGGTGACAGAGAACAGGACAACGCTCGCCAacgcccccccccaaaataatacGAACTTTAAAGGGGCGACCCCGCCGCTCGCACCCCGGGGGGCGGCagcgccgagccccccgccccgctaCCTTGTAGACGTCGCCGTAGGTGCCGCTGCCGATGCGCTGGATGAGCTCGAAGTCCTCCTGGGGGTTGCGCCGGGACAGGTCGCACACCCGgccgccaccaccaccgccaccgCCGCTCATGGTGccggggggccccggggggccCCTGGGGGCCGGGTGAGGGCGGAGGGAGGTGCCCGGCGCGCAGCGCTCACCGCCGCCCCCTGCGCCGCTCCGGCAACATGGCGCCGCGCCGCCCCACCGCGCCTGCGTGCCGCCCCGCCTCGAGCCCCGACCCACCCCGCTCCTCCCCGGCGGGAGGCGCATGCGCGGGGAAAGGGGGTGAGGGGGGTTGGTGGTTGAGGTGCTGTGGGGGCGCTGTCACTCTGTCGTGGAATCATTGGGGTTGGAGAAGACGTCCcggatcatctggtccaaccacccccctaccaccactgtcacccgCTAAACCACGTCCCTGAGCACCACgcccagcctttccttgaacacccccagggacggtgactccaccacctccctgggcaacccgtcccaatgcctgactgctctttctgaggagaaatgtctcctcgtttccaacctgaacctcccctggcacaccTCGAGGCCATTCGCTCTAGTCCTATCGCAAGTTACCTGAGAGAAGAGGCCaaacccagctccccacaccttcctttcaggtacctgtagagagcaataagacCTCCCCTgaatctcctcttctccagaccaaacaaccccagttccctcagctgcccctcacaggacttgcattccaggcccttcaccagcttcttagccctgctctgggcacactccagggccttgatgtccttcctGTACTGAGAGGCCAAAGCTGAACGCAGTCCTTGAGGcgcagcctcaccagagcagagtacaggggaacaatcacctcaCTAgacctgctggctgcactattcctgatataAGCCAGAGTGCTGTTaaccttcttggccacctgagcacactgccagctcatcttCATATGAGCATTGATTATCATCcctcagatccttttcctctgcacagcttttgagccactctcccccagtcctgtagcactgcatggggttgttgtggccaaagtacAGGATCTGGCACTTAGCTGTGTTGAACCTCATTtcattggcctctgcccatcgacccatgCCCATCTGCCTACCCTCTGGTAGGTCAGtaaagtctcccctgagcctcctcttctccagaccaaacacccccagttccctcagccgctcctcacaggacttgtgctccaggcccttccccagcttcatagcccttctctgggcatgcttctgaagggaagaggagaaccTGCCTGCAATGTCCACCAGCTTCAGTCAAGCTCACACACACCAGGAGACATGGAAACAGCTCTTACATTGGGAGTTATCCCAGTCGAATCTCTGTGGTGCCCCCAGGGGTTaccagccctccctgctgccagcagcaccctgcgGCCACAGAAGATACCTGACTGGGGCTGTGCGCTCACAgcccatccatccacccaccaCTTGGATCCAAAACGCTACTTCATGCCCCGGAGGAAGCACAGAGAGCGAAGCTATTTCAAGGGCCTAGTTGACTCTGGATGTGGGAGACTGGGATGAGcaggacagagaagaaagagtgGGCAAGAGGTAAGCATGTGTCAAAGAGATGGGAAGGACAAAGGTGTGTAACAAGGGTGAGCACCAGGAGAGgggggaccagtgctgttttgtTACCTAGTTTGGGAACAGCTCACCTTCCTCTCCAGCAGGCATCACTCAGAGATGTGTTGCTGTCGAGTACCACTTCTCCCAGCCAATACACTTACATAACATCCTCATCAACCTGACGAAGCTGATCCAGCAGAACAAATGGCATCTGCTCCATATATGATCAGAACAGCCTGCGCTCTCCATTTCACAAGGAAAAGGCAGGAATGAGACACTAGTTTGCTGAGGAGGCAGGGTCCCAGCAGGGCCCCACGGTCAGCAGTGCTCACCCTCATTTCTACTTGCAGGCCACACACAAGTGTTTTTAAGCTTGTTGAATGTAAGCTGGTTGCCTTTTCCCTAGCTTCTGCAAGGGTCTGTGGACCTAGGGTTGGAAACGTGCTTTCTGGTGTCTCTGGAGGACATCCAGCAGCAGATGTTTCAGGAGCTGACGTCAGAAGCTACACGCTAAACAATTATGGCAGAACCTGTCTGAATGGAAACTCCCAGGCATTTAGAAACTGGAGCATTTCTGTCTGTCCAACTTACTTTAAATTTAACTCTAGGAGGAAATAGAGAACAAAGTGTATCACGGTGTGTCTGCATAAATCCATGCTGCACCCACATCCTGAATCTTACATGGCCAAAGCCGTATGATTAAATGGCTCATGTAATACTGGGAAGTTCACAGCACAGCTACAAAACCACCAGCCTCACTGGTTTGATCATGGCGAGATCACTTTCTACTTAGAGGCACTTGTAGGTCTGGGGTTACCTCCTACTGTGGGTCTGCCTGGCACAGGCCAGCTGTGCTCGTGCCTGTTTTTTAAGTGTTCCTCCCATTTTTCCTGTGAGGGAAGGAATGTCGGCAGTAACACACGccttttatttctcagttttggTGGCAACAGACTTGAGAAGTTTCCTGGGCATGGCTGCAGCTGTTCTCTGCAGGTGCATTGTGGCCACAGTCAGCTTCTTTTGGGAGAAAAGCCTCACCCAGCATGTCACAGGTTGTCTGTTCCTGATGACAGGTAATGGTAATGCTTCGTTCTAGCGAGCTAATTACAGGTGAAGACTTCATCAGGTTTCCCTTGGGTAGGCACCGTGCAACGCCAGTAAGTGCAGCACgcctttccttctcatctccagTTATTGTGCCTTGCGTGAAGCGAGTCATTTACTTGTACAAGTGGAATAaccagtaattaaaaaaaaagaacaaaactgaaaagtgtTCTAGGCCTcatgcagcagcaggacaggaccATGCGGGTAAAACAACCATTCCCTCCCCTTTACATATGGAATTATCTCTCTTCTCCAGAGCTGAACAGTCTGCAACTTGCAGACCTTGGTGTTGTACTAAATACTTAATGCTGAAATAGGAAAGGGGAAcactttcacaaaaaaatcttagttGTAAAGTTAAAGGTCATTTAAAGAGGGAAAGGTAAAATCCCTCAACAAGAAACCAACGCAAGTTTTAACTATCCCGACTCACAACACTATGCACAATGCTTTCTCCCATGCCAAAGGAAATACTTCGATTTGAGTGGTTGTAATGCacagcatacttttttttttttttgagtttggAAAGCACAGGCCTGAGGAAAGGCTCATTTTGCATGGCTAATTTAGCTGCCTAATGAAAAACATAGCCTAATGAAAAATGCCTAATGAAGAGTGACCCGACAGAAACCTGAGGCAGGGAGATGGATGCCTGCAGACAGCTGGGGGCTGACTTAACCTCAGTGGTTCTCTGCAGAGTTACACCGTGGGAGGCTGCCGAGGGCCACCCACAAAGGTAGATTACCTGCTCTATAACCTTCAGATCAGATTATGTGCAGCAcatgcaaaacaatttttcctgGCTCCCCTGAGGCATGCAgcaggctctgctcctgcagagggGATTCCACATCACAGCTCCAGCATGCTCGATCCGATTTTGCCACTTGGATCAGGTTTGATCACAGACGGAAGCTTTGGCTACTTTGCCTGGTTTGTAAGGGCAGGCTTGACTGAAGTCACAGAGGAGACTCCTTCAGTCTTAAAAGTAGAAACCAAGTTAACAGATTATAACTCACAGCCACAGAGCTACAGCTTAGTCTTGCGTAATTGGGTAACACATTGTAACTCCATGAATAACAGCAATTATAACCTGTGTGCTACCCGAGATAACTTATATCAACAAAGCTGGGTGCAAGTTATTTGATTAGTAAGGCTTaacatttaatttgttattCACGCTATGCTACATCCCAAAATACCAatacaattatttcatttgcaagCATATTTTGCACTGTATCTCTGTGCCCTTATGCAGCCAGCATTGCATATGACCTGAACTACTTCCCCAAGTTCATCTATAGCCTTCCTGATGACACAGAACATGGACACAGCTAGTCTGTATTTTGTGCCTGGTGCAGTCGGGCATTTATAGTCGCAGGCAGGTGTCTTTGCACAGCTTACCCTTTCATTAGCAGGAGCTGAAGTACACCAGAGACTCCTCTGTGTGACTGCTCACCCACTGCCAACACCCTCCAGTGATGGCTGAAAAACATCCTTAGGACTtactaaaagaaacagaagtgaagggaaaatgaaattcaggaTTCCAAGCACAAAAGCCTGATTCTTCAAAATCCAACCATCGCGTTTTACCGGTTCAGCAAGCTGTTGTCCCATGCTGCCCAGTAGAGATTTGAAGAGGAGACAGCTCTCAGAGGACAGAGATGGCACAGAATCAGATGCTTCAGCTCAACATGCTACATCTGTGAGGAGCAAGACATCTGCAACAGAAGGCTAAAGGGGGAAGAAAGCTGGTGTAAGAATTTAGGGCTATTCCTATTTTTCAAGGATCTGTACATAAAGGAATCAAAGAACAGTCACTGTTGCCAAATGAATCCTAGACAGAATTATACTTCTTTCCCCAGGGCATCATGTGTAATGACATGATTCAGTAccttttgcatttgattttaaaggTAGGCTTTGGTGCCCCCCTTCTCTTCTGAATGCCCAAacacacctttttcttttaaaccagCATGTACTTGTGTAATCTTTGTACATGAAGGTCCCGTGTAATTTGTAAATAAGCACAATTTCCATTCTGAGCCCCCAAGCCACACTGTGGGAAGGATTAAACCATTCCTGTCCGTTCCTGCTTCTGAGGCATTAGCCTCTTTGTCAAGTTACAACATCTAGTAAAATACCCACCTCTGTCAAAATCATTGCATCAACTGCAGTTTCACGGCTTGGAAATGGTCACTcttgcaaagcagagaaagttCATAAACCAGAAGGGTTACAGCCTGGCGCTTACAccaagcaaagcagcaggaagtCAGAGCCCAGAGAACCTCTCTGTCTGGGCAAAGAAGCCACTCGCAGCAACAGAGGGGCAGTGAGTGCTAGAAGGGCAGCAGCCTTGCATTTTCCAGCACTTAATAGAAGTGACGTGCAAGTTAACTGATGAGATCACCACGCTAATCTGTCAGGCAACGTTCAAGCTGACAGTGCTAGTCCCCATAATTAAGGGACTTTGGTGCTACGTTGATGCATCTGTCACAACTCATCCAAAAACTACTATCCTCTGCCATCACCTAAAAGACAGCATTGTCCTCGACACATAGCATCCACGCATTCATTGCTGAAGAGGTGTTTCACACCTGCTGGGCACAGGAAAGAGTGGGCTGGAAACCTGTAAGGTCCCTTGGGCTGCCTCGCAGAGGGCACAGGCTGTCAGGAACTGAGCAGatgctgctgaaggagctgaGCAAACTCTACCGAAGAAGCTGAGCAATCAGAGAAGCAGTAAGGTTGAGTAATACAAGATGAACACAAAAAGGAATGATAGGGGTGAATATTGTAAGCACAGGgtttggaagagaagaagggaaaagtgAGAGAAGGAAAGGTTGTTTGAAGAGCGAAGgggtgggagaagaaagaaggggaagtGAAAGAGAAGAGTAGTGGAACAGAGAAGCATCAGCTTAATGCAGGTACCATCAATTAAATGATAACAGAAACAGTCAGtggaaatcaggaaaagaaacagagccaTATAAAGGAGACTAACACCCAACAAGATCAGTAAATTGGTCTGACAGCAATCAAGATGCCAGGAGCAATGACAAGACAAACCAGCATCAGCGCTGAGCACAGCTTTGGGGGTAGTCTTGCCCACATCTCTGTGCCTGGCCGTACTGCTGAGCACAGCGCAGTTTCTCAGCAAACACTGTCAGGTTCTGCTAGAGCCAGATCTTACCCGCTTGCATGTTTGTCTTGCCATAAGCAGATGAGTGCAGAAATACTCTCTCAAAATGGTTTATGCATCTAATACAACACCGAGAAGGTTTAAcgaaaaaaaattgtttctacCTTGGGTGAAGAGCACAAACATCCATGGGTGACACTGAACTGGGGGGTGGCTGTCATGGTAGAAGGCACAACCTCCACCCAGAAGGGTGGCAGCCAACTTGAGAAGCGGGACCTCACAGCGTTCGAGGAGGAGATGAGCAGAGTTCTGCTTGTGGGGTAACAAAACCCCATGCATTCAGCCAGGCTCGGAGGTTTGAGCCGAGACAAGACATGAGCTGCACAAGCAGCTCTCAACAGCAGTAAGATTTATTCTCCTCAAGTGCAATTAACCATGAAGAGTcaagttttttccctttcccagccAATgtaccagaagaaaaagaaaacaaaatacagaaaatccaGACAGACACTTCTAATTGTATCTCCATACTCCTCACAGCAGAGGAACACAATGCATGAGTCCATCCCAGCTTGCCAAGTTGCAAGTGCTTGTCCAAAATACCATCTGAAAGCAATTTACAATAATTCTCTACAGAAATACTTCACTGTCAGCTCAGCAACCCTGGGAAAGCTTTGAATTAGACTATCACCCCCAAAATACCTTTTGCATAGACTGAAAGAATTAAGACCTCTCCCTTTTCAGGAAAATTTTTCCATATGATTCTCTGCAGACAGAAGCCAGCTCTAATTGTTCACTCAGTCTGcaagtttttccttttgccacGCTGTGCCCTTCAAGCAGCATTATCAAGCAAggaaaagtattatttttatagaaagaaGTCTTCACACTAAAAAGCTAAAGCTCACCCGATTGAAACATGCTCACTCCGCAAGGAATTAATAcgaaaaataatttattttccactccAAAAATATCTGAATAGCGACATTTCACATTCATCACAAACTAGCTTTGAAATAATACAAGACTGCAAGACACACAGGAAAGCCCTCCATCAGGTCCTGAAGAAGAGGTGGAGACTTCTTCAcaagtgtttctgaaaaacattgctGAAGGTGAAAAACCATTTACATGTAATACTACCATATACATCTTTGCAGTATGGCAAATGAAGTCTTCCTCTCCCGAATAAACTCCTCACAATATTGAGAGGCTTTGCCTAAACAAGGATTTGAGGACTCTTCCTCATTAcagtattttacattaaaaacatttgaaactcTAGCTGGTATCTTCCACCTCTCCTAAAAACCGAAGAGACAAGCAACAGCGTAGTTCACCCATACGAAGCGAAGTGAGCCAACAAATGGCACAGGGTTTGGATCAGCGGGGTTCCACCAGTTCACTGCCATGCTGCTTTCAAGTATATCAGGATTCACGTACACCTTAGACAGTGCACGTAGGCTACTAATTCCCAGCAGCAGAGATCTTCCTGTATTTGTATATGAAAGCAACTGTCTTTCCAAGGCTAACTTCATAGATGCCATCCGGCACCAGCGACCCAAAACATGGCtgtctgctgctgagaaagGGTTCTTCGACACCTTTCACCACGGAGGAAGAATTCCCATCATTACTCGAGGTTTCCACAGCAGTCGTTTCACCTGCTCCATCAGAAATGGCATTAGGAGATTCGTTTTCACCACTCTTGCTAATGCTGTCCATGCGCTTATGGAGATCTTGACTCAAGAGCAATACAATAGTCCCTCCAACACGAAGTACTCTGGcaattgcaggaaaaaaaagaaataaaggttaGGTGTTCATCCCGCCTGGATTCATTCATCTGTGCACAACTCGACAATAGCAATACTTCAGGTGCCAATTGCACGCAGTATAACACCTAAGCGTGTTAAGGGTAATGGCTCAACCCAGTAAGCTACATTTCCGAAGGGAATTTAAATTCCCCGTCTTTGTAACTCTTGCTGACTGGGAAAAATGGGCCCTTTATTGATTTCCAAACATTTCTGACCTCAGGAGTTGTCCATTTGTTGAGCAGTGAGGATGGACTCAGCTTTTTTGCTTTTCGTGTTGTTCCAAGGACCAGGGACACAATCAGCTTCAAAACCCATTTTTGAGCCTCGCTACGAGAAGCAAGCCCTAAGCCTCCACCAGCACGCAAAGGAACAGCTTCGCgttacagaaagagagagagcttTTCACATTGGTAAGGCAATGCTGAAGCTGGCCTTTCCCtttgaaagctttaaaaagtctGTCCTTTCCACATTGCAGTGACCCTTGAAATCTCTCAAACACAGGAAACCAAAGGAAAGTTAACCATTGTTTGTAACTCAGTTTTTCTTAGTACAGAAGGAACTGCTACACTTGGctttgagagaggaaaaaaagactatcCTGGCTGTGCTCACAGCAAGTGCATTGAAGGGTCTTACTGGTGGGACTCTCTCGTGACAATGGTCCCTGCCTCACCTCCACC
It encodes the following:
- the TMEM178A gene encoding LOW QUALITY PROTEIN: transmembrane protein 178A (The sequence of the model RefSeq protein was modified relative to this genomic sequence to represent the inferred CDS: substituted 2 bases at 2 genomic stop codons), which produces MAPRRPTAPACRPASSPDPPRSSPAGGACAGKGGITQRCVAVEYHFSQPIHLHNILINLTKLIQQNKWHLLHIXSEQPAFLGMAAAVLCRCIVATVSFFWEKSLTQHVTGCLFLMTGNGNASIFCTVSLCPYAASIAYDLNYFPKFIYSLPDDTEHGHSXSVFCAWCSRAFIVAGRCLCTAYPFISRS